The region ATTGATGAACCTTAAGATCTTATAGATTTAGAAGCTCGCAAATGCACTTTTATGAGTAACTTGTATATTTGAATATACCGCCATATAAATGAAACAAAGTCAGGACATAGTATTATTTGACGGTGTCTGCAATTTGTGCAATGCTGCGATTCTATTCATTATAAAGCGCGATAAAAACAACCGATTTAAATTTGCTCCATTGGAAAGTGATGCGGGTAAGGAGTTGCTCTCTAAGCATCACATTGATTCTTCTAAAATAGATTCTATCGTATTGATTAGTGGAGGTTCCGCTTTCGCGAAAGCGGGAGCTGCATTACGCATCTCAAAACACTTGACTGGATTGTGGCCACTACTCTACTCTTTGGTCATTATCCCTAGCTTTATCTCAGATGCTGTCTATGATTTTATAGCGAGGAACCGCTACAAATGGTTTGGTAAAAAAGAAAGCTGTATGATTCCTACACCAGAATTGAAATCTAAATTTTTATAACTCTTATACAGGAGTTAATAAATCTAAACAGTAGCTTTAAAACGCTTACATAGCCTTTCTACTCTACTTACTTTGTTTTC is a window of Nonlabens sp. MB-3u-79 DNA encoding:
- a CDS encoding thiol-disulfide oxidoreductase DCC family protein, encoding MKQSQDIVLFDGVCNLCNAAILFIIKRDKNNRFKFAPLESDAGKELLSKHHIDSSKIDSIVLISGGSAFAKAGAALRISKHLTGLWPLLYSLVIIPSFISDAVYDFIARNRYKWFGKKESCMIPTPELKSKFL